Proteins from a genomic interval of Rhodoflexus caldus:
- a CDS encoding DUF3575 domain-containing protein, protein MKNCKLFFCLLFAGITMQAVAQSDNAETPKNLIKVNLLSPVVRTGSFFYERVLNDKSSLQLGFFYTGTSFAGTQFRGIGITPEYRFYLSESKQAPAGFFVAPFVRYQNLNLSDKDDASISATYSSFGGGVCVGNQWLFKNQVSLELFGGPSFNATSFTGKNGATKDDFFLTNFGYFSFRFGVALGFAFGQ, encoded by the coding sequence ATGAAAAACTGCAAACTTTTCTTCTGCCTGCTTTTTGCGGGCATCACCATGCAGGCAGTGGCGCAAAGCGACAATGCCGAAACGCCAAAAAACCTGATTAAGGTTAATTTGCTAAGCCCTGTGGTACGCACCGGCTCATTCTTCTACGAGCGCGTACTCAACGACAAAAGCAGTCTCCAATTAGGCTTTTTCTATACAGGCACTTCCTTTGCAGGCACACAGTTTCGCGGGATAGGCATTACGCCCGAATACCGCTTCTACCTTTCCGAAAGCAAACAAGCGCCTGCCGGATTTTTTGTTGCGCCTTTTGTACGCTACCAGAACCTCAACCTGTCCGATAAAGACGATGCCAGTATTTCGGCTACTTACAGTTCTTTTGGCGGCGGTGTATGCGTGGGCAACCAGTGGTTATTCAAAAATCAGGTTAGTCTCGAGCTGTTTGGCGGCCCCTCTTTTAACGCAACCTCGTTCACGGGCAAAAACGGCGCTACCAAGGATGATTTTTTCCTGACCAACTTTGGGTATTTCTCCTTCCGATTCGGCGTTGCCTTGGGCTTTGCTTTCGGTCAATAG
- a CDS encoding quinone-dependent dihydroorotate dehydrogenase, producing MYRSLIRPLLFLMDAEKAHHFTFGMIKWLLSLPLAKAITRLLFAPQQKGLQKELMGLTFPNPIGLAAGFDKDARLIDELACFGFGFIEIGTLTPRPQSGNPQPRLFRLPQDSGLINRMGFNNEGVAAAVERLKKRQTNLIIGGNIGKNKDTPNEEALNDYLVCFEALYDYVDYFVINVSSPNTPGLRQLQEKEPLTALLQALQARNQQKPQPKPILLKIAPDLTEQQLDDIVAIVTATRLAGVIATNTTISREGLQTSADTLAAIGNGGLSGKPVRSRSTEVIRYLAQKSNKHFVIIGVGGIFTAEDVREKLAAGADLVQVYTGFVYEGPAMIKKICAQL from the coding sequence CTGTATCGTTCTCTCATCCGCCCCCTGCTTTTTCTGATGGATGCCGAAAAGGCGCATCATTTCACCTTCGGCATGATAAAATGGCTGTTGTCGTTGCCATTGGCAAAGGCTATCACGCGCTTATTATTTGCCCCGCAACAGAAGGGTTTGCAAAAAGAACTAATGGGGCTTACTTTTCCCAATCCGATAGGGCTGGCCGCCGGTTTTGACAAAGATGCCCGCCTGATTGATGAGTTGGCATGTTTTGGGTTTGGGTTTATTGAAATCGGGACGCTGACCCCGCGCCCGCAAAGCGGCAATCCACAGCCCCGCCTGTTTCGTTTGCCGCAGGACAGCGGTTTGATTAATCGCATGGGGTTCAATAATGAAGGTGTGGCGGCTGCCGTAGAGCGGCTCAAAAAGCGGCAAACCAATCTGATTATCGGAGGCAACATTGGCAAAAACAAGGATACCCCCAACGAAGAAGCACTTAACGATTACCTTGTCTGCTTTGAGGCACTCTACGACTACGTAGATTATTTTGTGATCAATGTGAGTTCGCCTAATACGCCCGGATTGCGGCAATTGCAGGAAAAAGAACCGCTTACTGCGCTTTTGCAGGCTTTGCAGGCTCGCAATCAACAGAAGCCCCAACCCAAACCCATTCTGCTCAAAATAGCACCCGACCTGACCGAACAGCAATTAGACGATATTGTAGCAATTGTTACAGCCACCCGATTGGCAGGTGTCATCGCTACCAATACCACCATCAGCCGCGAGGGGCTGCAAACCTCCGCAGATACCTTGGCAGCCATTGGCAACGGCGGATTGAGCGGCAAACCTGTTCGCAGCCGTTCAACAGAGGTTATTCGCTATTTGGCGCAAAAAAGCAATAAACACTTTGTTATCATAGGGGTAGGCGGCATTTTTACAGCCGAAGATGTGCGGGAAAAACTCGCCGCAGGTGCCGACCTTGTGCAAGTCTATACAGGCTTTGTTTATGAAGGGCCTGCAATGATTAAAAAAATTTGTGCGCAACTGTAG
- a CDS encoding fasciclin domain-containing protein, whose translation MILHKFFGGISALLIASALLGACGDGGKAAHEKARQDSARIADSIARLEAEAKRVQDSINALPKTIAQTAQLHSELNKLVAALQTAELAGMLEVESSTNYTVFAPTDSALTVAKIDELMQPANKARLQNLLKLHIVENALPLANLKDGQKLKTMAGYDIVVSVKNGKVMIDGATIVQPDIKASNGFIHIINGTLKPKMVLQ comes from the coding sequence ATGATACTACATAAATTCTTCGGCGGTATATCGGCGCTGCTGATAGCTTCCGCGCTGTTGGGTGCTTGCGGCGATGGCGGTAAAGCTGCTCACGAAAAAGCCCGTCAAGATTCCGCCCGGATTGCCGATTCTATTGCTCGCTTGGAAGCAGAAGCCAAACGCGTGCAGGACTCTATCAATGCCTTGCCTAAAACCATTGCCCAAACCGCACAGCTCCATTCGGAACTGAACAAGTTAGTAGCTGCCCTCCAAACGGCAGAGTTGGCCGGTATGCTGGAAGTAGAAAGCAGCACGAATTACACCGTTTTCGCCCCTACCGATTCGGCGCTGACAGTTGCTAAAATTGATGAGTTGATGCAGCCTGCCAATAAAGCCCGTTTACAAAATTTATTGAAGTTGCATATTGTGGAAAATGCACTCCCGCTTGCCAACTTGAAAGACGGCCAAAAACTGAAAACGATGGCGGGTTACGATATTGTTGTATCAGTCAAAAACGGCAAAGTGATGATAGACGGCGCAACAATCGTACAGCCTGATATTAAAGCGAGCAACGGCTTCATACATATCATCAACGGCACGTTGAAGCCTAAGATGGTATTGCAGTAA
- a CDS encoding Lrp/AsnC ligand binding domain-containing protein, producing the protein MNDKNLEIDNIDIKILSELMKDAKTPYTEIADKVCVSGGTVHVRMKKLEKMGIVRGASLIIDFSKLGYDITAFLGIYLQKSSMYETVCNELAKIPEILTLNYTTGAYSIFAKLTCRDTNHLREVLYEKIQKVRGIERTETFISLEERINRPLQIDQNLYK; encoded by the coding sequence ATGAACGACAAAAATTTAGAAATTGATAATATCGACATCAAGATATTATCTGAGTTGATGAAGGATGCCAAAACACCGTACACCGAAATTGCCGATAAAGTTTGTGTGTCCGGCGGCACAGTACACGTTCGGATGAAAAAGTTGGAAAAGATGGGTATTGTTCGGGGGGCATCGCTCATTATCGATTTTAGCAAACTGGGGTATGACATTACCGCTTTTCTGGGGATTTATTTGCAAAAAAGCTCAATGTATGAAACCGTTTGTAATGAGTTGGCAAAAATCCCCGAAATTCTGACCTTGAATTATACCACAGGTGCGTACAGCATTTTTGCCAAGCTCACTTGCCGCGATACGAACCACTTGCGCGAGGTGCTGTACGAAAAAATTCAGAAAGTCAGAGGAATAGAGCGGACGGAGACGTTCATTTCGCTCGAGGAGCGCATCAACCGTCCGCTGCAAATAGACCAGAATCTGTATAAATAA
- a CDS encoding bifunctional 3,4-dihydroxy-2-butanone-4-phosphate synthase/GTP cyclohydrolase II, whose amino-acid sequence MNATPNDSIRLDSIEEAIEAIRRGEVIIMVDDEDRENEGDLVCAAELITPETVNFMLSSRGMLCCTLTEERCEQLGLDLMVGKNTDMHQTAFTVTVDLKGHGVTTGISATDRAKTIKALTDSESKPSDFRRPGHIFPLKALNGGVLRRAGHTEASVDLARLAGLYPAGAIIEVLNEDGEPARLPELRRFADEKGLKLVAIKDLISYRLKKESLIVMEERVHMPTEYGDFELAAYRQTNTGDIHMALVKGTWDKDEPILVRVHSSCATGDIFGSCRCDCGKQLQGAMQMVEKAGKGVVLYMNQEGRGIGLVNKLRAYKLQEQGRDTVEANLELGLPMDARDYGVGAQILRDLGVSKIRLISNNPKKRAGLLGYGLEIVESVPIQFPPNPHNAKYLRTKRDKMGHKISID is encoded by the coding sequence ATGAACGCAACTCCGAACGATTCTATCCGCCTGGATTCTATTGAAGAGGCCATTGAGGCCATCCGCCGTGGCGAAGTCATCATTATGGTAGATGATGAAGACCGCGAAAACGAAGGCGACTTGGTTTGCGCCGCCGAGCTGATTACCCCCGAAACGGTCAATTTCATGCTTTCTTCGCGAGGGATGCTCTGTTGCACGCTCACCGAAGAACGCTGCGAGCAATTGGGTTTAGACCTGATGGTCGGCAAAAATACCGACATGCACCAGACGGCATTTACCGTTACGGTGGACTTGAAAGGACACGGTGTAACAACGGGCATTTCGGCAACCGACCGCGCTAAAACGATTAAAGCACTCACCGATAGCGAATCTAAACCGTCAGATTTTCGTCGTCCGGGGCATATTTTCCCGCTAAAAGCCCTCAACGGCGGGGTACTGCGCCGTGCGGGGCATACCGAAGCAAGCGTTGATTTGGCACGCTTAGCCGGGCTGTATCCTGCCGGGGCAATTATTGAAGTGCTGAACGAAGACGGCGAACCTGCCCGCTTGCCCGAATTGCGCCGCTTTGCCGATGAAAAAGGGCTGAAATTAGTGGCCATTAAAGACCTGATTTCGTATCGCTTGAAAAAAGAATCGCTGATTGTGATGGAGGAACGCGTGCACATGCCTACCGAATACGGTGATTTTGAGTTAGCTGCCTACCGCCAAACCAATACGGGCGATATTCACATGGCACTTGTGAAAGGCACTTGGGACAAAGACGAGCCTATACTGGTGCGAGTACATTCTTCCTGTGCTACGGGCGATATTTTCGGCTCTTGCCGTTGCGACTGCGGCAAGCAACTGCAAGGCGCTATGCAGATGGTAGAAAAGGCCGGCAAAGGCGTAGTGCTCTACATGAATCAGGAAGGGCGCGGCATCGGATTAGTGAATAAGTTGAGAGCCTACAAATTGCAGGAACAGGGAAGAGATACCGTAGAAGCCAACTTAGAGCTTGGCTTGCCGATGGATGCCCGCGACTACGGAGTAGGCGCGCAAATCCTCCGTGATTTGGGCGTAAGCAAAATCAGGCTCATTTCCAACAATCCGAAAAAACGAGCGGGATTGTTGGGCTACGGGCTGGAAATTGTAGAAAGCGTACCTATTCAATTCCCGCCTAATCCGCACAATGCCAAGTACTTACGCACGAAGCGCGATAAAATGGGGCACAAAATTTCTATTGACTAA
- a CDS encoding M14 family zinc carboxypeptidase, which produces MKRFLLTFLSLLLFAAGARAQADYYYPNSGQMNPAIPTPEQFLGYPIGSHHTRYDRIVAYFQELARLSDKATFEVFGQTYEHRPLVALIITSPANHSRLEDIRQKHLQRNTSTAYDNEPIVVQIAANVHGNEASGGESTLLTAYYLLASESEEVKNWLNNMVIIIEPVQNPDGRDRFNTWVNMHKASPLVADPLDREHTEVWPGGRMNHYWFDPNRDWFLLVHPEAQARARFIHKWRPYVFVDHHEMGTNSTFYFDPGKPSSDNPLVPDRLYKQVYPKFSKYFEQAMNGIGSQYFTREVFDKLYPGYGSSYINFYGGAGFLFEQASSRGHVQETPTGEITFAFTIRNQFLSALATLRAAQAERSELLNMRRDFFRISREQAARSPIKGYVFGDAGDPTRTNAFVNLCLQHEVEVYEVETPLNLGGNRFEKGSAYIVPTEQVNYIMVRSLFEKAIPYADSLFYDASSWSMVHAFNLPYAEIRTTVAKGARVTAPKVAEPPAVEKAPYGYLIRWTDYNAAQAVYHLLDGGAVVQSAFRPFSMNINGKTENFGYGTVFLPVQQQKIGADSLFNLLKKVQARAKIAIQGIATGRSTEGIDLGSNYIRTLKKPEVLMIVGQGVSPYEAGEVWHLLDRRVGMPVSKVEIGNLNRVNLNRYNTVIMVNGTYSLDKNFTDRLKMWVQNGGTLIAQKSAVEWAIKNGLTKEKLMPADTVKNPKPVRYDYDNAVYIEGAKSIGGVILEMDVDTTHPIGFGFHSRKVSVFRNGTTFLKPSESPYNTIGQYTANPLIGGYLSAPNLKKMQNAPAIIVSSEGAGRVVLFTDNPNFRGIWYGTNRLFLNALMFGSNITVPTVGGNQEEE; this is translated from the coding sequence ATGAAGCGATTTCTTCTCACGTTTTTGAGCCTGCTCCTATTTGCAGCGGGCGCACGGGCGCAAGCCGATTACTACTACCCCAACAGCGGGCAGATGAACCCCGCCATCCCTACGCCCGAGCAATTTTTGGGCTACCCGATAGGCAGCCATCACACGCGCTACGACCGCATTGTTGCCTATTTTCAGGAATTGGCGCGCCTTTCCGACAAGGCAACTTTTGAGGTATTCGGGCAAACTTACGAGCATCGCCCTTTGGTGGCACTGATAATTACTTCGCCTGCTAACCACAGCCGTTTGGAAGACATCCGCCAAAAGCACTTGCAGCGCAACACGTCCACTGCCTACGATAACGAGCCGATAGTGGTGCAAATTGCTGCCAACGTACACGGCAACGAGGCATCGGGCGGCGAAAGCACTTTGCTCACTGCCTACTACTTGCTGGCTTCGGAAAGCGAGGAAGTGAAAAATTGGCTCAATAACATGGTCATCATCATTGAGCCGGTGCAAAACCCCGACGGGCGCGACCGGTTCAATACGTGGGTGAACATGCACAAGGCAAGCCCCCTCGTAGCCGACCCCTTGGACAGAGAGCATACCGAAGTGTGGCCCGGCGGCAGAATGAACCACTATTGGTTTGACCCTAACCGCGATTGGTTCTTGCTGGTGCATCCCGAAGCGCAGGCACGCGCCCGATTCATCCACAAGTGGCGACCTTATGTATTTGTTGACCACCACGAAATGGGTACCAACAGCACCTTCTACTTTGACCCGGGCAAACCGAGCAGCGATAACCCGCTTGTTCCCGACCGCCTTTACAAGCAAGTGTACCCCAAATTCAGCAAGTATTTTGAGCAAGCCATGAACGGCATCGGGTCGCAGTATTTCACCCGCGAAGTGTTTGACAAACTCTACCCGGGCTACGGTTCCAGCTACATCAACTTCTACGGCGGCGCAGGCTTCCTCTTTGAGCAGGCAAGTTCACGCGGGCATGTGCAGGAAACCCCGACAGGCGAAATTACCTTCGCCTTTACCATTCGCAATCAGTTCCTTTCCGCTTTGGCGACTTTGCGGGCAGCACAAGCCGAGCGCAGCGAACTACTCAACATGCGCCGCGACTTTTTCCGCATCAGCCGCGAACAGGCTGCCCGCAGCCCGATTAAAGGCTATGTATTCGGTGATGCAGGCGACCCGACGCGCACCAATGCCTTTGTCAATTTGTGTTTGCAGCACGAAGTAGAGGTTTACGAAGTGGAAACCCCGCTCAACTTGGGCGGCAACCGCTTTGAGAAAGGCAGCGCCTACATCGTCCCGACCGAGCAGGTGAACTACATCATGGTGCGTTCGCTGTTTGAAAAGGCAATTCCCTATGCCGACAGCTTGTTTTACGATGCTTCTTCTTGGTCAATGGTTCATGCCTTTAACCTGCCCTATGCCGAAATCAGAACAACAGTTGCCAAAGGCGCAAGAGTAACCGCACCGAAAGTTGCCGAGCCGCCTGCCGTTGAAAAAGCACCTTACGGCTACCTCATCCGTTGGACGGACTACAACGCGGCTCAAGCAGTTTATCATCTGCTGGATGGCGGCGCGGTGGTACAATCTGCTTTCCGTCCGTTCAGCATGAACATCAACGGCAAAACCGAAAACTTCGGCTACGGAACTGTTTTCCTGCCCGTTCAGCAGCAAAAAATCGGTGCCGATTCGCTGTTTAATTTGCTCAAAAAAGTACAGGCACGGGCAAAAATCGCCATTCAGGGCATTGCCACAGGCAGAAGCACCGAGGGCATAGACTTGGGCAGCAACTACATCCGCACCCTGAAAAAACCCGAAGTGCTGATGATTGTCGGGCAAGGCGTAAGCCCCTACGAAGCGGGCGAAGTTTGGCACTTGCTTGACCGGCGCGTAGGGATGCCCGTCAGCAAGGTAGAAATCGGCAACCTGAACCGCGTGAACCTGAACCGCTATAACACCGTCATCATGGTAAACGGCACGTACAGCCTTGACAAAAATTTCACCGACCGCCTGAAAATGTGGGTACAAAACGGCGGCACGCTCATTGCGCAAAAGTCAGCCGTTGAGTGGGCAATCAAAAACGGTTTGACCAAAGAAAAACTCATGCCTGCCGATACGGTGAAAAATCCTAAACCCGTGCGCTACGATTACGACAATGCGGTGTACATAGAAGGGGCAAAATCCATAGGCGGCGTTATTTTGGAAATGGACGTGGACACTACTCACCCCATCGGTTTTGGCTTCCACAGCCGCAAAGTGTCAGTTTTCCGCAATGGTACGACCTTCCTCAAACCTTCGGAAAGCCCTTACAATACCATCGGGCAGTACACGGCTAACCCGCTGATTGGCGGCTATTTGTCAGCCCCGAATCTGAAAAAAATGCAAAATGCGCCTGCCATTATCGTAAGTAGCGAAGGTGCGGGGCGCGTGGTACTCTTCACCGACAACCCGAATTTCAGGGGCATTTGGTACGGCACCAATCGCCTGTTTCTCAATGCCCTTATGTTTGGCAGCAACATCACCGTGCCAACGGTTGGCGGCAATCAGGAAGAGGAATAA
- a CDS encoding ATP-binding protein, giving the protein MMEHLPVLSTGEQDFEELRRKACIYVDKTHFIHRLVYVVKSKFNFLSRPRRFGKSLLVSTLKCIFEGKKELFEGLYIYDKVDWNETNPVIHLDFSRIDFRGKGLRNAINDRLDAIAAANDVQFKEATIAAKFEELMKKLHQQTGRQAVILIDEYDKPITDVLEVGKNEKAHEHREILRTLYSVVKGSSEHIRFFFMTGIARFAKASLFSDLNNLTDLSLSDRFHNILGYTQEELEYNFDTHIAATAATQNLSRKELLDQIKFWYNGFSWNGKNRVYNPYSILRFFGEQKFMNFWFDSGTPKFLVELLKKQMIYDISRKAVSPLMTENFDIDNINLYTLLFQTGYLTVAEQDEFGLFILDYPNKEVEQALLEYIMAAFANSTEGAVLAKRITLAVRSHKMGELMASINTLFASIPYQIFDQHQEKYFHAVLFLAFKLCGFFVQSEVSVSSGRIDAVMSYGNRVYIFEFKLNDTAENALKQIRERGYYKSFAGQGDKEIYLLGIGFSGQAKEVADWKMEKL; this is encoded by the coding sequence ATGATGGAACATTTGCCCGTCCTTTCCACAGGCGAACAGGATTTTGAAGAACTGCGCCGCAAAGCGTGTATTTATGTGGACAAAACCCACTTCATACACAGGTTGGTGTATGTTGTCAAAAGTAAATTTAATTTCCTTTCCCGTCCACGCCGTTTTGGCAAGTCGCTGTTGGTGAGCACGTTGAAGTGCATTTTTGAGGGGAAAAAGGAACTTTTTGAGGGTTTGTACATCTACGACAAAGTAGATTGGAACGAAACTAATCCCGTTATTCATCTGGATTTCAGTCGGATAGATTTCAGAGGCAAAGGTTTGCGAAACGCCATCAACGACCGATTGGATGCCATTGCCGCCGCTAACGATGTACAGTTCAAAGAAGCTACGATTGCCGCTAAGTTTGAGGAACTGATGAAAAAACTGCATCAGCAAACGGGCAGGCAGGCGGTCATTTTGATTGATGAATACGACAAACCGATTACCGACGTATTGGAAGTCGGCAAAAACGAAAAGGCACACGAGCACCGCGAAATTTTACGAACGCTGTACAGCGTAGTCAAGGGCAGTTCGGAACACATCCGCTTTTTCTTCATGACGGGCATTGCGCGTTTTGCTAAGGCATCGTTGTTTTCTGATTTGAACAACTTGACGGATTTATCTTTATCCGACCGCTTCCACAATATATTAGGCTATACGCAGGAGGAGTTAGAGTACAACTTTGATACACACATTGCGGCTACTGCCGCTACACAAAATTTGAGCAGAAAAGAACTGCTTGACCAAATCAAGTTTTGGTATAACGGCTTTTCTTGGAACGGCAAAAACAGAGTTTACAATCCGTATTCTATTTTGCGCTTTTTTGGGGAGCAAAAATTCATGAACTTTTGGTTTGACAGCGGCACGCCGAAGTTCTTGGTAGAACTGCTCAAAAAACAGATGATTTATGACATTTCGCGCAAGGCAGTATCGCCGCTGATGACCGAAAATTTTGACATAGACAACATCAATCTTTACACGCTGCTGTTTCAAACAGGTTATCTGACCGTTGCCGAGCAAGACGAATTTGGCTTATTCATACTAGATTATCCGAACAAGGAAGTGGAGCAGGCGCTGCTGGAATATATCATGGCGGCATTTGCCAACAGCACCGAGGGGGCAGTATTAGCCAAAAGAATCACGCTTGCCGTTCGCAGCCACAAGATGGGCGAACTCATGGCAAGTATCAACACCTTGTTTGCCTCAATTCCCTATCAGATTTTTGACCAACATCAGGAAAAGTACTTTCATGCGGTACTGTTTCTGGCTTTCAAACTCTGTGGATTTTTTGTGCAGTCGGAAGTATCTGTTTCCAGCGGCAGGATAGACGCGGTGATGAGCTACGGTAACCGTGTGTACATTTTTGAATTCAAGTTGAACGACACGGCAGAAAACGCGCTCAAACAAATCAGGGAAAGGGGCTACTACAAGTCGTTTGCGGGACAAGGCGACAAAGAAATTTACCTGTTGGGCATCGGCTTTTCGGGTCAGGCGAAAGAAGTGGCGGATTGGAAGATGGAAAAGCTGTAA